One stretch of Glycine soja cultivar W05 chromosome 7, ASM419377v2, whole genome shotgun sequence DNA includes these proteins:
- the LOC114418749 gene encoding UPF0481 protein At3g47200-like — translation MAHANEMVKHVIDIGELQELRLSQRSIYKVPHNLRKVKEEPYTPQCISIGPIHFNKQEFMPMQEHKLRYFQFFWNRVSNEQAMMNYKDYLKTKEQEIRQCYAEKFPDMANEKFVDMMLLDAVFIMELFLRNCHNNSFGESDDLILTQSWLGRNITRDLILLENQIPFFVLQKLYDNVVPDENKKKEHTCFVHLAIEYFAFYDNQTCSSHESDETKKDRFEEPKHFTDLIRCFYLPAERESGCARHVLRTATKLHESGVCFEKGDVKRRLLDITFEKTPILSLFLCFGCFPYLDHFKARFRIPQLKLDHTTECVFRNLIAFEQCHYPEKPYICNYVSLLDSLIHTKLDVEFLVEKEVIVHELGSDKEVATLVNGLCKHVVTNSTSYYETINKLNEHYVSNWNHTVAALRLVYFKDLWRASSTVVGIAVLVFAVFQFLRLVGVVFYSPRMSKM, via the coding sequence ATGGCACATGCCAATGAGATGGTGAAACATGTCATCGACATTGGAGAACTACAAGAACTAAGGTTGTCTCAGCGTAGCATCTACAAGGTTCCTCACAATCTCCGAAAGGTAAAGGAAGAACCCTACACTCCTCAGTGCATCTCAATTGGCCCAATTCACTTCAACAAACAAGAATTCATGCCAATGCAAGAGCACAAACTGAGATACTTCCAGTTCTTCTGGAACCGTGTCTCAAATGAGCAAGCCATGATGAACTACAAAGACTACCTCAAGACGAAAGAACAAGAGATTCGACAATGCTATGCAGAGAAGTTCCCTGACATGGCCAATGAGAAATTCGTGGATATGATGCTGTTGGATGCTGTGTTCATCATGGAACTTTTCTTGAGAAACTGTCACAATAATTCGTTTGGAGAGAGTGATGATCTCATCTTGACACAATCCTGGCTCGGCAGGAACATCACTAGGGACTTGATCCTGTTGGAGAATCAAATACCCTTTTTTGTGCTGCAGAAGCTTTATGATAATGTTGTCCCTGATgaaaacaagaagaaagaaCACACTTGCTTTGTGCACCTTGCCATTGAGTACTTTGCATTCTATGACAACCAAACGTGTTCTTCTCATGAAAGTGATGAAACCAAGAAAGATAGGTTTGAGGAGCCAAAACACTTCACTGATCTGATAAGGTGTTTCTACCTTCCCGCCGAGCGCGAAAGCGGTTGTGCTCGCCATGTTCTAAGAACAGCAACAAAGTTGCACGAATCAGGAGTGTGCTTTGAGAAAGGTGATGTGAAGAGAAGGTTGCTAGACATAACCTTTGAGAAGACACCAATTCTGAGTTTGTTTCTTTGCTTTGGTTGCTTTCCATACttggaccatttcaaggcacGTTTTAGGATCCCCCAATTGAAGTTGGACCACACAACTGAATGTGTTTTCAGGAACCTCATTGCCTTTGAACAGTGTCACTATCCCGAGAAGCCTTACATTTGCAACTATGTTTCTTTGCTTGATTCTCTTATACACACTAAGCTTGATGTGGAGTTTCTGGTTGAGAAGGAAGTGATTGTGCATGAATTAGGGAGTGATAAGGAAGTGGCAACTCTTGTTAATGGTCTATGCAAACATGTTGTGACAAACTCAACGTCTTACTATGAAACAATAAATAAGCTCAACGAGCATTACGTGAGCAATTGGAACCACACTGTGGCTGCATTGAGGTTGGTGTACTTCAAAGACCTTTGGAGGGCAAGTTCCACTGTGGTGGGGATTGCTGTGCTCGTTTTCGCTGTGTTCCAATTCCTACGTCTAGTGGGTGTTGTCTTCTACTCTCCTAGAATGTCCAAAATGTAA